The following are encoded in a window of Verrucomicrobiia bacterium genomic DNA:
- a CDS encoding helix-turn-helix domain-containing protein, translating to MNQLKVNQQETIVALHRQGWSKRRIARELRVDRVTVRRYLAAEQEAKSPNNPRTGSAVDLVAGAGALELANFGPESLCEPWKEGLKRHWLRACRFGASTRIWHQM from the coding sequence ATGAATCAACTCAAAGTGAATCAGCAGGAAACGATTGTTGCCCTGCATCGACAGGGCTGGTCTAAACGCAGGATTGCGCGCGAACTGCGCGTGGACCGCGTAACTGTGCGCCGCTATCTAGCGGCGGAGCAGGAAGCAAAATCACCCAACAACCCGCGAACCGGATCTGCCGTTGATCTGGTGGCCGGCGCTGGAGCGTTGGAGTTGGCCAATTTCGGGCCGGAAAGCCTGTGCGAGCCGTGGAAGGAAGGATTGAAGCGGCACTGGCTTCGGGCTTGTCGATTCGGCGCATCTACCAGGATCTGGCATCAGATGTGA